The following DNA comes from Clostridia bacterium.
TTTCCCTAAGTGTATAGGAAGGATGCAAACGCTTGTGAAAGCAGCAGAATCACCTTTGCTATTTCATAATATACGACATAAATGGACATAATTTTACATATTATCTATAAATAATGTAAAAATTGACAAATTAAAAATTTGGTATTATAATGGACATATGTCCATACAGAATATAGAAATTATAAAAAATACTGACAGAGGAGTGCGAAAATGGCGGGGATTAATCTGGTAATAGCAGACAATGATGAAGCATACCTTGATAGCTTTGTAAGCTATATGATCAGGTATTATCCTCACAGGTTTACGGTAAATACCTTCTCAGGAATAAAAGATCTCAGGGGGTATCTTGAAGAAGTTTCAGATAAAGTGGACATATTGTTGATAAGTGAAGATTTGGAGCATGATTCTGTGGACAAAAGCAAAATCGGGTGTTTCATTATACTAACTAAAGGAAAAGCTGCCAGAGGCGAGGGAGAACAGTACTGCATCAATAAATATCAGTATGGAGACAGGCTCGCAGCTTGTATTCTGGGCGTTTATTCGGAAAAAACAGGTGGTAAGTTTAACGGAGAAAGCAAGAATAAAAATACACGGGTTGTTTCCGTGTTTTCACCCCAGGGGGGATCAGGGAAGACAAGTATTGCTTTAAGTGCTTGCATTCAATGCGCCAGAAAGGGAAGTATGGTATTCTACCTGAACCTGGAAGAATTCAATTCTACTTCAGCTTTTTTGAACTGCAAAAGTGATTTGAATTTTTCAAATGTTATCTATTACCTTAAGGAAAGAAGCAGAAATCTGGCACTGAAGATTGAGGCTTCAAAATGTGTGGACCCTGTGTGGGGATTTCACTATTTTGCACCCTCTGATAATGATGTGGAAATAAATGAGATTTCATTTGAAGATGTAAACGAATTGATTGACCAGATAAAATCTCTTGGGATATATGATTTCATATTCATTGACATGTCAAGCAGCTTTAATGCCAGAAATACAGGGCTGCTGGGCATCAGTGACAGAATACTTCTTGTGTTTGGCATGGAAATGTCCTCAGAGAGTAAAATTGCCAGGTTTGTGGACAGCCTGGATATATTTGTTCAAAAAGGACAGGAAGATATAAGGGGAAAGTGCGGTGTGATTTTAAACCGGTGCAGACAGTCCGTCCAGAGTTATTCAGACTATGAAAGTATATTTGATAATGCCAATCCGGTAAAAATACCTGAGATTAAAGATTTTAACTGGTCTGAAATACCATACCTTACAAATATGGATAACGGCAATGGAGAAAATATCGGCAGGCTGATACAAGGGTACGATCTGGCAGTGCAGAGCAAATGTATATAGGGAGGTTTTCGATGGATACGAATCAAAGGGAAGACTTTATAAGAGGAATAAAAAAGGCAGTAAGCAATAGCATTGACTTGAAAAAGGATATTACGGATGAGCAGATCAGGGATGCAATTACAACCTTTGTATTTGAGCGTTCTAAAAAATCATATCTTACGATCAGGGAAAAGCGGGAGCTGGTAGAAACTATTTTTAACTCGATGAGAAGGCTTGATATACTCCAGCCTCTTATAGAAGATAAATCAATAACTGAAATAATGATAAACGGTACAGCCCCTATTTTTATTGAAAGAGACGGAAAAAGCTCCAAACTGGATGTCTGTTTTGAGGATACGGAAAAGCTTGAGGATGTGATACAATCCGTTGTTTCAAAGGTGAATAGGGCTGTAAACGAATCTTCGCCTATTGTTGACGCCCGCCTGAAAGACGGTTCAAGAGTAAACATAGTACTCCCGCCTATAGCACTGAACGGGCCTATCATGACTATAAGAAAATTTCCTGAAAAGCCTCTGACTATAGAAAAGCTTGTCAGATACGAAGCACTTACGGAGGAAGCAGCAGAACTTCTCGGACATCTGGTGCGTGCGAGATATAATATCTTCATTTCCGGTGGAACAGGGTCTGGTAAAACTACTTTTCTAAATGCGTTATCCAACTACATACCGGCTGATGAGAGAATAGTTACAATAGAAGATTCGGCAGAGCTTCAGATAAAATGCGTAGAAAATATTGTTAGGCTGGAAACCCGTAACTCAAATACCGAAGGCAAAGGGGAAATCACCATCAGGGATCTTATCAAGACATCGTTAAGAATGAGACCTGATAGGATCATCGTTGGAGAGGTACGAGGCCCGGAAGCACTGGATATGCTCCAGGCCATGAACACGGGACATGACGGTTCACTTTCCACAGGCCATGCAAACTCGTCGTCAGATATGCTAAGCAGGCTGGAAACTATGGTCTTAAGCGGCAGTTCGATGCCTCTTGAGGCCATACGCAAGCAAATAGTTTCTGCCATAGACATTATCATACACCTGTCAAGGTTGAGGGATAAGTCCCGAAGGGTGATGGAAATATCAGAAGTCACCGGATACAAGGATGGAGAGATACAGCTTAACCCCCTTTATGTGTTTGAGGAGGAGGGCGACACCTGGGATGGCAAGGTTGTCGGGAAGCTTAAGAGGACAGGAAATGAGATGTTGAATAAGACTAAATTCAGGATGGCAGGGGTGCCGGATATAGTGTGAACAGATTAAGGGGGAGAATGGGTTTGGAGGGTGAAGTTCGGGAAGAATGGCAGAATGGCAGCGTAAAAAATGAGAAGCTTACAGATTATGATATATATATAATGCCTTTCAGAGATAAAGTTCTGTATACATTGCTTGCAGCAGTAGTAATATTTTTCATTACGCTTATCTTTTATCACAACATATCTCTTTCTATGCTCTTTTGTCCCATGTCTTTGATTTATCCCCGTTTAAGAACAAAAGAAATAATTTCTAAGAGAAAGTGTGAGCTTAATTTACAATTCAAAGATATGTTATATGCAATTTCATCCTCGCTGTCTGCGGGCAAATCTGTAGAATCGGCATTTAAAGATGCTTTGAGGGACTTAGAGATTATATATCCCGGCAGCGATACCAGCATAATAACAGAGGTAGACTGCATAGTAAAAAAAATCGGGATGAATGAAACTGTAGAATCGGCTTTGGGTGGTTTTGCCGCGAGGTCACATTTAGAGGATGTAAAGAACTTTGCAGATGTGTTTTACACCTGTAAAAGGACTGGTGGGAATATAATTGAAGTTATAAAAAACACTTCAAACCTAATAACCGACAAAATAGAGACAAAACAGGAAATAGACATAATGCTTGCACAGCGGAGGTTTGAGCATAAGGTACTTAATATTCTTCCTGTTTTCATGATACTTTTATTGTCAACAAGTGCTGCTGACTATATGAGACCGGTTTTTAGCGATATTGCAGGAAGAATAGCAATGACTTTTTCAATTATGCTTCTTGCTATGGCATATTTCATTTCTAAAAAAATAATGGATATAAGAGTTTAGCAGGAGGATAAAGATTTGCTTTTGGTATTTTTATTGCTTACCGGGGTGGTGTTTTCATTGTATTTTGTTACAAGAACTAAATATGAAGATATTATGAGAACTGTAGACGAGAAAGAGTATGCTATGAAACGTTTTTTCCCCATATCGTTGTATATACTTGAGCTGGTAGATTACAAATATTCCTTTAAATACGACCGGATTATTACGGGGAAGGTGTCAGAGCTATATGGGAACAGGTATTCTCATATCTTTCTGAAAATTCACTGGGCAAATAAAGTATCCTTTATGATTATAGCTTTACTATTTGCATTTTTGCTTGGAGCGTGTACGGAACCGGATTTATCAATGGCTGTTTTTGGAGTAATCATAATTTGTGCAGCTTTTATTATTCCTGACAGAGAGCTTAGTGAAAAGGTGAAAAAAAGGAGGATTTCAATCCAGCTTGATTTTCCTGATTTTATCAACAAGCTTATACTTCTGGTAAATGCAGGAATGACTGTTTCGAGAGCTTGGGAAAAAATAGTCGCTGATAATACAAAGGACGGACATATATACAAGGAACTGGAAACGGCATTATTTGATATTAGAGCGGGTAAATCTGAAATACAGGCCTATGAGGACTTTGCCAGAAGGTGCAGGGTCCCTCAGGTGACCAAATTTGTTTCTGTAGTCATACAGAATATCAGGAAAGGAAATTCAGAGCTGATTCCAATCCTGAGACTTCAGGCAAATGATTGCTGGGAGATGAGAAAAAACACTGCTAAGAAGTTGGGGGAGGAGGCATCTACAAAAATGCTGATACCCATGATGATAATGTTTATTGCCATTTTAATAATAGTAGCAGTACCGGCAATACTGGCAATGAGAGGAATATAAGGTAAAAAGGGAGGCAGCGATATGATGGGGTTGGTAAAAAAATTCTTAAAGGAAGAGGATGGTCTGGGTACGGTTGAAATTGTAGTTATAATTGCGGTTCTTATAGGATTGGCTCTTATATTCAGAAAAGCAATATTTTCATTTGTAAACCAGATACTGGCTAAGATTTTTGGCTCTGCAGGCGATGTTGTTAACACACCAGCTAGCACCGACATGCCCTCAATGACTATAAAATAGTTGGGTAAGAGGGTAGTAAATATGATTTGAAGGCAGACTTAAAGCTCAGATTTAGGGTAGGCTGCTTAAAAAGATAATGTCTAAAGCAGTCCAAATATTAGGGGAAAATATGCTTATACTTGACGGAAGCAAACATAATAATAAGGGCAGTTCTACAATTGAAACAGCTCTGGTCATATGGGTAATCATCATTGTCCTTGCATCGCTTATATATTCGTTTCTTATTATCAATCAAAAGATGCTGCTTACCAAAACTGCAGGGTACATTTCCCAGCAAGGGGCGGCTATATGGGATGACAGCAGGAAAGATATCTATACCGGAGCTATACATGGGAAAGGTAATGCACGGAATATGGCAGACCTCTACTATCACATTCTGGATGACTCCTTACTGACAGGGAGGAAAATCAGGAGAAAATTAGATATGCTGAAGAAAACTAAGCACACGGGCGGATATAGTAGAGGCAGTTCGCAGGATCAAAAGCTTTTCAGGATAGAGGAAGCATTAGTAAAGGAGCTATCTAAAGGGCTTCTTAGACCTTCAGCCACATATTATTCAATTGATTTCAGCAACATGGCCATACAGCGCAAGATAACTGTTAATCTCTCTCAAGAGGTAAGAATTCCATTCGGGAGACTAAAGGAAGTATTCAACGGTAAGGAATTTATAACGCTTACGGGTGAAGGGACAGCGGTCATAGCGGAGCCTGAAGAGTATATAAGAAATATTGATCTTATCATCGAATACACCGATAAGAGCGGTGTGTTGACAAATATCTCCGAAAAAATCGGTATGCTTAAAAGCAAGATTAAAAATAACAGTAGATAAGGGGTGGCTGATGAGTTGGAATAAAAGCCGGAAGGGAGGAATAGCTGTATTTCAGTGTATCATACTGACAGGGCTTTTACTATTTGCAGGTATCATGATTGATATTGCCAGAATAATGCTGGCTGAGAAGGAAGTCCAAAGTGCAGTCAATGCAGCAGCAAGGTCTGTATTGGCAAATTATGATGAAAATCTTGCCGGTGATTATGGCTTGTTTGCCCTGAATACAGTTTCAAAAGCAGACACTGCCAATGAAGAATTTTTTAGATATCTTTCTGCCAATCTTCAGGTTTCTGCAAAGGGCTTTAACCTCATAAGGTACAAATTAGATAAAGGCAAAACTTCAGCCTGTGGTTACAGGAGTATAATAAGCAACAGTGATAATGCTTTTAAAGAGCAGATATTGGAATATGTGAAGTACAGAGTACCCTTAATGGTAACAGAAAATATAATTGATAAAATTTCTGCTTCAGGGATATTCAGTAAAAAGGATTTTGCGGTAAAAGCGAAAAATGCCAGAGAGAAGAGTACGAATGTCAAAGCAAATATAGAAAGGCTTAATGACAGCATTAAAGAACTAAATGGCACTATATCTTATGTAATGAATAATTCTGTAAACAGCTCAAATGTAAAGGAGTATACTGACAGGCTTAATGCACTGAAGAAATACTGTACTGAGGCTGTGGGCGGCGCGGGCGTACTGGATGAAAGCATATTTGCATACAGGAAAGCTGCGGATGAGGCTTGCAAGTATGCTGAATCAGCAAATAATGATGAAGCGCTACAGGGGGAGGCTGCGATAAAAACATGTGACAAGGAGTTTGGAGATGCTGATGGAGCAATAAGTAAAACTTTAAAAGAGGCTTCAGTACTGCTTGCAGAAGTCAGTACATATCAGATGCTGGCAGAGCCTCTTCTTAAGAATATTAGTACACTGTCTTTGGAAATAAGTATATTAAATGAACGGAATGGGTTTTTAAATGCTTCAAAGGAAAAAGGTAAGAAGGGTAGAGGTGAAACTGAAGAAATTTATAAAGCTATTGAACAGAATAATGACAGGATTAGAATGCTTGAATCTGAGATGGAAACATACTTGCAGGATATAAATAAGCTGAAAGGCAGTCTTCCCCTTAGGGAGCTGAACGAAATAAAGGTGCGGGAGGCCTCAGACGTGCCGGAAGAAAGGCCTGAGCGTGATCATGAGAATGCCAGCGGCAAGTTATCTGCTTTGAGTGACAAGTTTAGTAAGCTTCTTGGATATAAAAGCATAAAGGATGAGTGGCTTATTACTGGTAGTGAATTTGAGCAGGCAAAGCAGAAGGAAATAATTGATCCTAAAACATTTGACAATAGGCAAATTCTTACGGATGAAAAGCACCTTAAGGAGGCTGAAACTGCTGGGGAAGATGCATTTGCTTTGATAGATAGAATCAGGACGGCAGTTGAAGCAGGGGTAGAAAAGCTATATATAGTCGAATATATTATGGACAAATTTACATACCATTCATCACTTACAGAAAGAGACCATTACTTCCGGAAGGGGGAGGTAGAATATATTTTGTGGGGAGGAAAAAGTCAGAATGCAAATATAGCACAAACAATAAGAGCAGTAGGCATAATGAGATATGCAATAAACTCTGTAGATTATTTTGCTACAAGCAAGGTACCCCACCCGGTCTTAAGATTGGTCTATGCTGCCGGAAGAGGACTGGTGCAATCCTTTATTGACTGCTATGAACTCTACGGAGGAAAAAGCATCAGTATATGCCCTACACTGAAAAAGTCTGAACTCAAGGTTGACTATGCAGAGCATTTAAGAATTTTTCTTCTACTGCAATCTGCTGTTAGTGAGAATACACAATTAAATAATATCCGCCAGCTTATACAGGTGAACAGCAAATGCCCCGATTATGAATCCAGGCTCCGGAACCCTGGTTTCATGCTTTCAGACTACAACACTGCTTTGAGAGCGAAGGTTTCAGTAGAAATCAATCTATGGTTTCTCCCCCTGCTCAAACCTGAAATGCTTGGATTTTCTGGTTTTAAAGGATCGAAGTATGTCATAAGCAAAGAGATACATGTGGATTACTAAAAGAAGGAGGATGTATGAAAGGCCGTACTAATAAAATAAATGGAGCAGTTACTGTTGAAGCGTGTCTGACATTTCCTTTTTTTCTGTTCTTTCTTCTCACCCTTATTTTTGTCATAAAGCTCGCTTGTATAGATATTGTGCTTAGTCATGCAGCTAATGAAACAGTAAAGCAAATTGCATGTGCAGCCTATCCTGTAAAGTTTTTAAACCAGCTCGAAGACGAAGCCTTTTTGGGAAACTCAGGATACGCTATTCCGGACTTCAGTGATGAGATACAAAGAGCAGGAAGGTATCTGGCGGAAGGTTCGGAGGAAGATACTCTGGCCATGGTGGTTTCAGGCGGAAACATCCGGGGAAGAACATTGGATTCAGTGTTGGACAAAGCTGTCGTCATGCTAAAAGACAGTGTTAAGGAATATGTTACCGGGAAAGCAGGAAGCAGTTATTATGAGATTAAGACCAAAGCGAAATATGCTGCAGCAAAGATACTGATTGATAAATTTGTAAAGGGGACATATGTCCATGGGGATAAAGTTGAATATGCCTTTGTGCAACTGCCGCAGAGTTTAGTGGAGTATAGCATGAGAAATAAGGATGTTTCATACTTGAAAGCCTGCAAGGACATGGGTTTTTTACCGGCCCAAGATGATGCCGTTATTGCACTCAGATATAAAGTAAGAGTTCCAGTTCCGTTTTTTGATGGCAGAGAGATAGTATTAAGTCATGTATGTGTAGAAAAAGCATGGGTAAAAGGGAGTAACGGGATATATTCCTCTGTTCGCCCCGATGGAAAGGAAGGCGGCAAGGAAGATCCAGAAGAAGGGTCTCTTGTAGAAGACAGTTATAGAAGGCTGGGAGATGAAACCGTGTATATTACGAGCACGGGAGAAAAGTATCATAAGGCTGACTGCCCATGTCTGAGATCAAGCAGGAGGCTCATAAAGCTTTCTGATGCGGAAAGAAAGGGGTATGGGAAGTGCAGGGTATGCAGTAATAAGGGGAAGTGGAATTTTTATTAACGGCGGGGGAGAGCAGAATGCCAGATGTGACTCAAAATAAATACAACTATACATATGAGAGGAATGCTACAGCCAGCTATCTTGTGGCAGAGATTGGTAAAAGTGAAGAGGTACAGGAATACCAGGTTGAAATGATTGCAAATAATCCAACCTCCGGTATTTTGCCTCTCTATATAAGAAGGAAGGATCAGAGGGTTAAACTTTACTATAATATTACATCTAAAGTACCTCTGACATGGATTCTTAAGAGAAAAAAGCTAAATAAGAATGAATTTATGGGAATCTTGTGTGGGGTTATTAAGCCTATTATGGAGGCCTGCAATTATTTCCTTAAGGAAAGCAGTTTTATTCTGGATGAAAACTATATATTTGTCAGTCCGGATTTGTCGGGAATTTCTCTGGTGTACCTTCCGATGCCTCTAGCAGGAGATTTCCAGAATAATTTTAAAGATTTTGTTTTAAGGTTTATAACGTCTTTGGCTGATGTAGAAGATAGCCCATCCGATAATTACCTGCAGTGCATACTGGTAGCAGTAAAACAGGAAAATTTCAATATAGCAGGGTTTGACAGGTTTTTAAAGGACATGTGCCTTACTCAATCTCCAAAGACTGAAGGGGATGTTGCAAAACAAGAATCCTGTGAGAAAAATAGCAGCGACTTCCTTATGCCCCCTGTAAATAATCCTAAAATGGATTTGAAGGAGAAGGGAAAAAAGAAGATGAGAAATACCATCAGAGCCTGGCGGGTTCTTGCCCTGATTTTATCACAAGTTGCTGTTGTAGCGGTGCTCATAGGCTTATTCACATCGGGAGTTTTGGAGTCTATCAGTAAGGAGGATGCTACTTCGATTATTTCAGGACTGGCTCTGATAGTAGGAGCGGCGGATTTCCTGATAATAAGAGCAATTTTATCAGGGGTGAATAGTGGACAAAAAGCAGGTGAAAGCAGCGGCGGAGAATATGACACAGCTGTAAAAAAACAATCAAACAGGTTGAAGGTAAACGATTTTGAAAGTAAAAATAAGAACAGTATAGAAAATGAAGTGCCTTTTTTACATAACAAGAAAGACTTGAATGGCAGGATAATAAACGAAAATAGGGATAACCCCGTATCTGATGGCAAGCTGACAATACCGAGAAAGAACAGCTATGAAACGGAGTTTCTTTCAAAGCACGAGGAGGTTTATCCTTACCTGCAGGGGACTGACAGCAGTACAGCAGAGAAGATACGCCTGACAAAGCAGCAGTTTATTATCGGAAGACTA
Coding sequences within:
- a CDS encoding AAA family ATPase: MAGINLVIADNDEAYLDSFVSYMIRYYPHRFTVNTFSGIKDLRGYLEEVSDKVDILLISEDLEHDSVDKSKIGCFIILTKGKAARGEGEQYCINKYQYGDRLAACILGVYSEKTGGKFNGESKNKNTRVVSVFSPQGGSGKTSIALSACIQCARKGSMVFYLNLEEFNSTSAFLNCKSDLNFSNVIYYLKERSRNLALKIEASKCVDPVWGFHYFAPSDNDVEINEISFEDVNELIDQIKSLGIYDFIFIDMSSSFNARNTGLLGISDRILLVFGMEMSSESKIARFVDSLDIFVQKGQEDIRGKCGVILNRCRQSVQSYSDYESIFDNANPVKIPEIKDFNWSEIPYLTNMDNGNGENIGRLIQGYDLAVQSKCI
- a CDS encoding CpaF family protein, producing MDTNQREDFIRGIKKAVSNSIDLKKDITDEQIRDAITTFVFERSKKSYLTIREKRELVETIFNSMRRLDILQPLIEDKSITEIMINGTAPIFIERDGKSSKLDVCFEDTEKLEDVIQSVVSKVNRAVNESSPIVDARLKDGSRVNIVLPPIALNGPIMTIRKFPEKPLTIEKLVRYEALTEEAAELLGHLVRARYNIFISGGTGSGKTTFLNALSNYIPADERIVTIEDSAELQIKCVENIVRLETRNSNTEGKGEITIRDLIKTSLRMRPDRIIVGEVRGPEALDMLQAMNTGHDGSLSTGHANSSSDMLSRLETMVLSGSSMPLEAIRKQIVSAIDIIIHLSRLRDKSRRVMEISEVTGYKDGEIQLNPLYVFEEEGDTWDGKVVGKLKRTGNEMLNKTKFRMAGVPDIV
- a CDS encoding pilus assembly protein TadB gives rise to the protein MGLEGEVREEWQNGSVKNEKLTDYDIYIMPFRDKVLYTLLAAVVIFFITLIFYHNISLSMLFCPMSLIYPRLRTKEIISKRKCELNLQFKDMLYAISSSLSAGKSVESAFKDALRDLEIIYPGSDTSIITEVDCIVKKIGMNETVESALGGFAARSHLEDVKNFADVFYTCKRTGGNIIEVIKNTSNLITDKIETKQEIDIMLAQRRFEHKVLNILPVFMILLLSTSAADYMRPVFSDIAGRIAMTFSIMLLAMAYFISKKIMDIRV
- a CDS encoding type II secretion system F family protein translates to MLLVFLLLTGVVFSLYFVTRTKYEDIMRTVDEKEYAMKRFFPISLYILELVDYKYSFKYDRIITGKVSELYGNRYSHIFLKIHWANKVSFMIIALLFAFLLGACTEPDLSMAVFGVIIICAAFIIPDRELSEKVKKRRISIQLDFPDFINKLILLVNAGMTVSRAWEKIVADNTKDGHIYKELETALFDIRAGKSEIQAYEDFARRCRVPQVTKFVSVVIQNIRKGNSELIPILRLQANDCWEMRKNTAKKLGEEASTKMLIPMMIMFIAILIIVAVPAILAMRGI
- a CDS encoding DUF5702 domain-containing protein; its protein translation is MSWNKSRKGGIAVFQCIILTGLLLFAGIMIDIARIMLAEKEVQSAVNAAARSVLANYDENLAGDYGLFALNTVSKADTANEEFFRYLSANLQVSAKGFNLIRYKLDKGKTSACGYRSIISNSDNAFKEQILEYVKYRVPLMVTENIIDKISASGIFSKKDFAVKAKNAREKSTNVKANIERLNDSIKELNGTISYVMNNSVNSSNVKEYTDRLNALKKYCTEAVGGAGVLDESIFAYRKAADEACKYAESANNDEALQGEAAIKTCDKEFGDADGAISKTLKEASVLLAEVSTYQMLAEPLLKNISTLSLEISILNERNGFLNASKEKGKKGRGETEEIYKAIEQNNDRIRMLESEMETYLQDINKLKGSLPLRELNEIKVREASDVPEERPERDHENASGKLSALSDKFSKLLGYKSIKDEWLITGSEFEQAKQKEIIDPKTFDNRQILTDEKHLKEAETAGEDAFALIDRIRTAVEAGVEKLYIVEYIMDKFTYHSSLTERDHYFRKGEVEYILWGGKSQNANIAQTIRAVGIMRYAINSVDYFATSKVPHPVLRLVYAAGRGLVQSFIDCYELYGGKSISICPTLKKSELKVDYAEHLRIFLLLQSAVSENTQLNNIRQLIQVNSKCPDYESRLRNPGFMLSDYNTALRAKVSVEINLWFLPLLKPEMLGFSGFKGSKYVISKEIHVDY
- a CDS encoding DUF6382 domain-containing protein; translated protein: MPDVTQNKYNYTYERNATASYLVAEIGKSEEVQEYQVEMIANNPTSGILPLYIRRKDQRVKLYYNITSKVPLTWILKRKKLNKNEFMGILCGVIKPIMEACNYFLKESSFILDENYIFVSPDLSGISLVYLPMPLAGDFQNNFKDFVLRFITSLADVEDSPSDNYLQCILVAVKQENFNIAGFDRFLKDMCLTQSPKTEGDVAKQESCEKNSSDFLMPPVNNPKMDLKEKGKKKMRNTIRAWRVLALILSQVAVVAVLIGLFTSGVLESISKEDATSIISGLALIVGAADFLIIRAILSGVNSGQKAGESSGGEYDTAVKKQSNRLKVNDFESKNKNSIENEVPFLHNKKDLNGRIINENRDNPVSDGKLTIPRKNSYETEFLSKHEEVYPYLQGTDSSTAEKIRLTKQQFIIGRLEGQVDYVCSNNAVGKMHAEILQRDGSCYIKDLNSKNGTFVNNERIESNKEYVLENNDKVSLANCDFIFIIP